In Streptomyces sp. NBC_00483, a single window of DNA contains:
- the nuoI gene encoding NADH-quinone oxidoreductase subunit NuoI, with amino-acid sequence MADETDSGQQKDTEPGFQNPVAGFGVTFKAMFKKRLTEQYPEQPKTTAPRFHGRHQLNRHPDGLEKCIGCELCAWACPADAIYVEGADNTEEERYSPGERYGRVYQINYARCILCGLCIEACPTRALTMTNEFELADSSRANLIYTKEQLLAGLDEGMVDSPHSIFPGTDEQDYYRGLVTEAAPGTEPQVAVSKGEKPSEDAEGADV; translated from the coding sequence ATGGCTGACGAGACCGACTCCGGCCAGCAGAAGGACACCGAGCCGGGGTTCCAGAACCCCGTCGCCGGCTTCGGCGTGACCTTCAAGGCCATGTTCAAGAAGCGGCTGACCGAGCAGTACCCGGAACAACCGAAGACCACTGCTCCCCGCTTCCACGGCAGGCACCAGCTCAACCGCCATCCGGACGGCCTGGAGAAGTGCATCGGCTGCGAGTTGTGCGCCTGGGCCTGCCCGGCGGACGCGATCTATGTGGAGGGCGCGGACAACACGGAGGAGGAGCGCTACTCGCCGGGTGAGCGCTACGGCCGCGTCTACCAGATCAACTACGCCCGCTGCATTCTGTGCGGACTGTGCATCGAGGCGTGCCCCACGCGCGCGCTGACGATGACGAACGAGTTCGAGCTGGCCGACAGCAGTCGCGCCAACCTCATCTACACCAAGGAGCAGCTGCTCGCCGGGCTCGACGAGGGCATGGTCGACAGCCCGCACTCGATCTTCCCCGGCACGGACGAGCAGGACTACTACCGGGGTCTCGTCACCGAGGCGGCACCCGGCACGGAGCCCCAAGTGGCCGTCTCCAAGGGCGAGAAGCCTTCCGAGGACGCCGAGGGGGCGGACGTATGA